One genomic region from Haloarcula taiwanensis encodes:
- a CDS encoding 1-phosphofructokinase, which produces MIVTVTYNPAVDQTVQFEEQMAPDRVMRADSAQFDAGGKGINAAQLLTAMDRPCVATGLLGGFTGSFIRETLQGDGVETAFVDVDGITRLNTTAIAAAEEYKLNQAGPTVEEAVADSLLERVRAQSPDRVLVGGSLPPGLSPEAIDRIAAGGDWETVVDTGGDVLRALDAQYGLCKPNRAELGDATGADVSTVEGCADAADTFRERGFDRVLASLGPDGAVLVGDAGRLYAEALDVDVVDTVGAGDALLSGVLSAWEAGADDETALRTGVAVSAQVVQRAGTAVPDLADIDSLRDGVTVRRL; this is translated from the coding sequence ATGATTGTCACCGTCACCTACAACCCTGCAGTCGACCAGACAGTCCAGTTCGAGGAACAGATGGCCCCCGACCGCGTCATGCGGGCCGACAGCGCGCAGTTCGACGCGGGCGGGAAGGGTATCAACGCCGCGCAACTGCTCACCGCGATGGACCGGCCCTGCGTCGCGACGGGACTGCTGGGCGGGTTCACCGGCTCGTTCATCCGGGAGACGCTGCAGGGCGACGGCGTCGAGACGGCCTTCGTCGACGTAGACGGGATAACCCGGCTCAACACCACCGCCATCGCGGCCGCGGAGGAGTACAAACTGAACCAGGCCGGGCCGACCGTCGAGGAGGCTGTCGCCGACTCGCTGCTCGAACGGGTGCGAGCGCAGTCTCCCGACCGCGTGCTCGTCGGTGGGAGCCTGCCGCCGGGGCTGTCCCCCGAGGCCATCGACCGCATCGCGGCCGGCGGCGACTGGGAGACCGTCGTCGACACCGGCGGCGACGTGCTCCGGGCCCTCGACGCCCAGTACGGGCTCTGCAAGCCCAACCGCGCCGAACTCGGCGACGCGACCGGGGCCGACGTGTCCACCGTCGAGGGGTGTGCGGACGCGGCGGACACGTTCCGTGAGCGGGGCTTCGACCGCGTGCTGGCCTCACTCGGCCCGGACGGCGCGGTCCTCGTCGGCGACGCGGGCCGTCTGTACGCCGAGGCGCTCGACGTCGACGTCGTCGACACCGTCGGGGCCGGCGACGCGCTCCTCTCGGGCGTCCTGAGCGCCTGGGAGGCCGGCGCGGACGACGAGACGGCGCTCCGGACCGGCGTGGCCGTCTCCGCGCAGGTCGTCCAGCGGGCCGGAACGGCCGTCCCCGACCTAGCGGATATCGACTCGCTCCGAGACGGTGTGACGGTACGGCGGCTCTAA
- a CDS encoding aldolase, producing MRPLGDSPLVRNDKTLVLAHDHGLEHGPKQFSGVEERLDPREVFEMATHDAVTALAVGKGLAETYYPSYEDDVNLLAKLNGGSDLWMGDPYSPQNWSVEYAAELGADAVGYTIYPGVNRETDMFEDFRPVQENARDHDLPIAMWSYPRGQAIKEHRSPSTIAYAARIGLELGADFTKVKYPRDKEAMAHAVRSAADNRVLLSGGSKTSDRDFLELVEDCMDVGVAGLAVGRNVWQRDDPYDILDKLEGVIFEDATADDVL from the coding sequence ATGCGACCACTGGGTGACTCACCGCTTGTACGGAACGACAAGACGCTCGTGCTGGCCCACGACCACGGACTGGAACACGGTCCCAAGCAGTTCAGCGGCGTCGAGGAGCGCCTCGACCCGCGTGAGGTGTTCGAGATGGCGACCCACGACGCCGTGACGGCGCTAGCTGTCGGGAAGGGCCTCGCCGAAACGTACTACCCGAGCTACGAGGACGACGTGAACCTGCTGGCGAAGCTCAACGGCGGCTCGGACCTCTGGATGGGTGACCCGTACTCGCCCCAGAACTGGTCGGTCGAGTACGCCGCCGAACTCGGTGCCGACGCCGTCGGCTACACCATTTATCCGGGCGTCAACCGCGAGACCGACATGTTCGAGGACTTCCGCCCGGTGCAGGAAAACGCCCGCGACCACGACCTGCCCATCGCCATGTGGTCGTACCCACGCGGACAGGCCATCAAGGAGCACCGCAGTCCCTCGACCATCGCCTACGCGGCCCGTATCGGGCTGGAACTGGGCGCTGACTTCACGAAGGTGAAATACCCCCGCGACAAGGAAGCGATGGCCCACGCCGTCCGCTCGGCGGCCGACAACCGCGTCCTGCTCTCCGGCGGGTCGAAGACTTCCGACCGCGACTTCCTCGAACTCGTCGAGGACTGCATGGACGTCGGCGTCGCCGGCCTCGCCGTCGGCCGCAACGTCTGGCAGCGCGACGACCCCTACGACATCCTCGACAAGCTCGAAGGCGTCATCTTCGAGGACGCGACCGCCGACGACGTCCTGTAG
- a CDS encoding ubiquinone biosynthesis protein UbiA has product MAVARHETGPLATVSALASQVHPVFMLPPLATSLFGGLLSGGFWPPVAALHASAMFFAVYTAHVKDGYVDFHVRGEDDDHPLTGSGCRMALVGAGVGFALCTAAIWLLVGPGAALLTLPTWVIGYTHAPQLDMNPIGATMGYPTGIALSLLGGYYAQVTTLTPRAVGLAAVFLLLLTGIKIIDDEQDYDYDRSIQKRTVAVVLGHQDARRLALGLFGAGLLGIVGLSVALPGVPPSAAAAAVVFGTVAAIAQRGDPETATMLLIRGSYLLLAVLVTAVWFRPLS; this is encoded by the coding sequence ATGGCAGTCGCCCGACACGAGACCGGTCCGCTCGCGACCGTGAGTGCCCTGGCCTCGCAGGTGCACCCGGTGTTTATGCTGCCACCGCTTGCGACCTCGCTGTTCGGGGGGTTGCTTTCCGGTGGGTTCTGGCCCCCAGTGGCCGCACTTCACGCGAGTGCGATGTTCTTCGCCGTCTACACGGCCCACGTCAAGGACGGCTACGTCGATTTCCACGTCCGCGGCGAGGACGACGACCACCCTCTCACTGGCTCGGGGTGTCGCATGGCGCTGGTCGGCGCTGGCGTCGGCTTTGCGCTCTGCACGGCAGCTATCTGGCTGTTGGTCGGTCCCGGCGCGGCGCTGCTGACGCTACCGACATGGGTTATCGGCTACACCCACGCGCCACAACTGGACATGAACCCTATCGGTGCGACGATGGGCTACCCGACGGGTATCGCGCTGTCACTGTTGGGCGGCTACTACGCACAAGTGACGACGCTGACGCCGCGTGCTGTCGGTCTCGCCGCCGTGTTTCTGCTGTTGCTGACCGGCATCAAGATAATCGACGACGAGCAGGACTACGACTACGACCGGTCGATACAGAAACGCACCGTCGCCGTCGTACTTGGCCATCAAGACGCCCGGCGACTCGCGCTCGGTCTGTTCGGAGCGGGCCTTCTCGGAATCGTTGGGCTGTCTGTGGCATTGCCCGGGGTCCCGCCGAGTGCTGCGGCGGCTGCGGTCGTCTTCGGGACGGTCGCGGCTATCGCCCAGCGGGGCGACCCTGAAACTGCGACGATGCTGCTGATCCGCGGCTCGTATCTTCTGCTGGCCGTCCTCGTTACCGCTGTTTGGTTCCGGCCGCTGTCGTGA
- a CDS encoding molecular chaperone DnaJ, with protein sequence MEATFYGILGVDPDATEETIVRAYREQTKTHHPDVSDDPAARDRFKRLTQAKDVLTDEAERARYDRLGHDAYVNRHVDSVADGGTATGGVSDIAQQYVDQRADAETAGETTAKATQRPTQTRGGSTGYGTAAEYYRPGERVRPAQPSGVETLLESLRRVGPWLFVHLALLVCTIIAAVLLAVGGLTGDLSPVVAGVMAASMVTISLAVSATHVLTHISG encoded by the coding sequence ATGGAAGCGACGTTCTACGGTATTCTGGGGGTAGACCCAGATGCCACCGAAGAGACGATAGTCCGCGCCTACCGGGAGCAGACGAAAACGCATCACCCGGACGTGAGTGACGACCCTGCCGCTAGAGACCGGTTTAAGCGCCTCACGCAGGCGAAAGACGTGCTCACAGACGAGGCCGAGCGAGCGCGATACGACCGGCTCGGCCACGACGCATACGTCAACAGGCACGTCGACAGCGTCGCGGACGGAGGTACAGCCACGGGCGGTGTCAGTGACATCGCACAGCAGTACGTCGACCAGCGAGCCGACGCAGAGACGGCAGGCGAGACAACGGCGAAAGCGACACAGCGGCCAACCCAGACCCGCGGTGGAAGCACGGGCTACGGGACTGCCGCGGAGTACTACCGGCCCGGCGAGCGGGTTCGGCCGGCACAGCCGTCGGGAGTCGAGACACTGCTCGAGTCACTGCGACGTGTCGGGCCGTGGCTGTTCGTCCATCTGGCACTGCTGGTCTGTACGATCATTGCCGCCGTACTGCTCGCAGTCGGTGGCCTCACTGGAGACCTCTCACCGGTCGTCGCCGGTGTCATGGCAGCCTCGATGGTGACCATCTCGCTCGCCGTCTCGGCGACCCATGTCCTCACACACATCTCGGGCTGA
- a CDS encoding CAAX protease family protein, which produces MATATRDRPVLQAFQYGFTLFSALSLGVIGLGFGSILLLSIAFFLSLGAGVQITQVQTLVLGLITVQGIGCPVIAYTYIKLRPVIRAKVREVFSYAPDTGAFSIGIAVPSLREAGIVVLGYVSAMGGLVVVATIITTLVSLFGIETATNQAAEIGMENPDVLLLLIPASFLLIGPGEELLFRGVVQGRIRDYFGPISGVTIASVIFAGIHYPALSGGSVTGKLVGVGALLVPSLILGATYEYTDNIVVPSLIHGAYNATLFTGLYVFVKFSGDLSSAPAVLGISGF; this is translated from the coding sequence ATGGCAACGGCGACCCGCGACCGTCCGGTTCTACAGGCCTTCCAGTACGGGTTTACGCTTTTTTCGGCGCTCTCGCTGGGTGTGATAGGACTCGGGTTCGGCTCGATCCTGCTTCTCAGCATCGCTTTTTTCCTCTCACTCGGTGCCGGAGTACAGATAACGCAAGTACAGACGCTGGTCCTCGGACTGATAACAGTTCAGGGAATCGGATGTCCGGTCATCGCGTACACGTACATCAAACTCAGACCGGTAATCAGAGCGAAAGTCCGCGAGGTGTTCTCCTATGCACCGGACACCGGCGCATTCAGTATCGGCATTGCTGTACCGAGTCTCCGTGAGGCCGGCATCGTCGTGCTGGGCTACGTCAGCGCGATGGGCGGACTCGTGGTGGTTGCCACCATTATCACGACACTCGTCTCGCTGTTCGGGATCGAAACGGCAACCAATCAGGCGGCTGAGATTGGCATGGAAAACCCTGATGTCCTCCTCCTGTTGATTCCTGCCTCCTTCCTCCTCATCGGCCCGGGCGAGGAACTGCTGTTCCGCGGTGTCGTTCAGGGCCGCATTCGGGACTACTTCGGCCCGATCTCGGGCGTCACTATCGCGAGCGTCATCTTCGCCGGCATTCACTACCCCGCCCTTAGTGGCGGATCGGTCACGGGGAAACTCGTCGGGGTGGGTGCCCTTCTCGTTCCGTCGCTCATCCTCGGCGCCACCTACGAGTACACGGACAACATCGTCGTCCCGTCACTCATCCACGGCGCGTACAACGCGACGCTGTTTACTGGCCTGTACGTCTTCGTGAAATTCAGCGGGGACCTCTCGTCCGCTCCGGCCGTGCTCGGTATCAGCGGCTTCTGA
- a CDS encoding electron transfer flavoprotein: protein MEHVDVAIVGGGPAGSSAAEAAADHGADAVLLEKGVPRADREGAGPDSTDAAGLLDYWFDIMGIPRSEFPEDVVLSELDGAKFYGPSTEMTLTETGISSSADSFGITFHRARFDDWLRRRATEAGADYRVGVSVTGVETDLRSSPRHTVRLANGEDIAAEYVILADGPQRTVTGGTLDQFLPDGQTMADIMPSNKVNHIAYQEHRRMPEELFTPEFIEFWWGIMPGHTAYPWIFPNDAPVARIGLTMPIGLNIDAYDRSEWDLLKASDDSIPQGRQYIERLLEREFQAYDLDDFPLVEDRGKSKGTETYPISSTRPIESPVGAGIAVAGGAMGTTSAFHEGGDHVAVRTGKIAGRLAANDRLERYNDAWHDAIGDEILRNVTFADMVRDWRPGDWDRAFTTANDLMDARGIKADAALRGGFNGIKMVLAYKWGKFSYRNGKYVQLREDDYAV, encoded by the coding sequence ATGGAACACGTAGACGTCGCCATTGTGGGTGGTGGCCCGGCCGGCTCGTCGGCGGCCGAGGCCGCAGCCGACCACGGGGCCGACGCCGTCCTCCTCGAAAAGGGGGTCCCCAGAGCCGACCGCGAGGGGGCGGGACCGGACTCGACAGATGCCGCCGGATTGCTCGATTACTGGTTCGACATCATGGGTATTCCCCGGTCCGAGTTCCCCGAGGACGTGGTGTTGAGCGAACTCGACGGGGCGAAGTTCTATGGTCCCTCGACGGAGATGACGCTCACGGAGACCGGGATTAGTTCTAGCGCCGACAGCTTTGGCATCACGTTTCACCGAGCGCGGTTCGACGACTGGCTCCGCAGACGGGCGACGGAAGCGGGCGCGGACTACCGCGTCGGTGTCAGCGTCACCGGCGTCGAGACCGACCTGCGGAGTTCGCCGCGACACACCGTTCGATTGGCCAACGGCGAGGACATCGCTGCGGAGTACGTGATACTCGCGGATGGCCCCCAGCGAACCGTCACCGGCGGGACGCTCGATCAGTTTCTCCCAGACGGGCAGACGATGGCCGACATCATGCCGTCGAACAAGGTCAATCACATCGCCTATCAAGAGCACCGCCGGATGCCGGAGGAACTGTTCACACCGGAGTTCATCGAGTTCTGGTGGGGCATCATGCCCGGCCACACAGCGTATCCGTGGATTTTCCCAAACGACGCCCCGGTCGCCCGCATCGGTCTGACGATGCCTATCGGGCTGAATATCGACGCGTACGACCGCAGCGAGTGGGACCTGCTCAAAGCGAGCGACGACAGCATCCCGCAGGGACGGCAGTACATCGAACGGCTGCTCGAACGGGAGTTTCAGGCGTACGACCTCGACGACTTCCCGCTCGTCGAGGACCGGGGAAAATCGAAGGGCACAGAGACGTACCCTATCTCCTCGACCCGCCCGATAGAGTCCCCAGTTGGTGCCGGCATTGCCGTGGCCGGTGGGGCAATGGGGACTACGTCAGCGTTCCACGAGGGCGGCGACCACGTCGCCGTTCGCACTGGGAAGATCGCCGGCCGCCTCGCCGCGAACGACCGCCTCGAACGCTACAACGACGCCTGGCACGACGCCATCGGCGACGAAATCCTCCGGAACGTCACCTTCGCGGACATGGTGCGGGACTGGCGGCCCGGCGACTGGGACCGGGCCTTTACCACCGCCAACGACCTGATGGACGCCCGCGGCATCAAGGCCGACGCAGCGCTCCGTGGCGGCTTCAACGGCATCAAGATGGTTCTGGCTTACAAATGGGGGAAGTTCTCCTACCGTAACGGCAAGTACGTCCAGTTGCGCGAGGACGACTACGCCGTCTGA